One region of Ananas comosus cultivar F153 linkage group 9, ASM154086v1, whole genome shotgun sequence genomic DNA includes:
- the LOC109715308 gene encoding peptidyl-prolyl cis-trans isomerase FKBP42 isoform X4, with amino-acid sequence MAREAPPHFPPPTDDDNDIVMENASFVRNEPPQDDQGPPKVDSEVEILHEKVKKQIIKEGHGHKPAKLATCFLHYRAWVEHSSHKFEDTWQEQHPIELILGKEKKEMAGLGIGIASMKSGERALLHVGWELGYGEEGSFSFPNVPPMADLLYEVELIGFDDIKEGKARSDMTVEERIEAADRRKVEGNAHFKDEKLQEAMQQYEMAIAYMGDDFMFQLFGKYRDMALAVKNPCHLNMAACLIKLQRYDEAIGQCTIVLSEDENNVKALFRRGKARAALGQTEAAREDFQRARKYAPEDKAILKELRSLAEHDKAVYEKQKEIYKGIFGPRPEPKPKKSNLLVVFWHWLLSLIHRLFNLVRRKTD; translated from the exons atgatgataatgataTTGTCATGGAGAACGCTTCATTTGTTCGTAATGAACCTCCTCAAGATGACCAAGGGCCCCCGAAAGTTGACTCAGAGGTGGAAATCCTTCATGAGAAAGtcaaaaaacaaattattaagGAAGGTCACGGTCATAAACCGGCAAAACTTGCAACATGTTTCT TGCATTATAGGGCATGGGTTGAGCACTCTTCACATAAATTTGAAGATACTTGGCAAGAACAGCATCCAATTGAACTTATTCTAGGGAAAG agaaaaaagaaatggccGGGCTGGGCATTGGTATCGCAAGCATGAAGAGTGGGGAGCGTGCACTGTTGCATGTTGGCTGGGAATTAGGCTATGGGGAGGAAGGAAGCTTTTCCTTCCCAAATGTCCCCCCCATGGCGGATCTTTTGTATGAAGTTGAGCTTATTGGTTTCGATGATATCAAAGAA GGAAAAGCCAGAAGTGATATGACTGTAGAAGAGAGAATTGAAGCAGCTGATAGGAGGAAGGTTGAAGGGAATGCTCACTTCAAGGACGAAAAGCTTCAAGAGGCCATGCAACAATATGAAATG GCAATAGCATACATGGGAGATGATTTCATGTTTCAGTTGTTTGGAAAATATAGAGATATGGCCTTGGCTGTGAAAAATCCCTGCCATCTCAATATGGCTGCATGCTTGATCAAGCTACAGCGCTATGATGAAGCTATCGGGCAATGTACCATT GTATTATCAGAAGATGAAAACAATGTAAAAGCATTATTTAGGCGGGGAAAGGCCAGGGCAGCACTTGGCCAAACGGAAGCAGCTCGCGAGGACTTCCAAAGAGCCCGGAAGTATGCCCCTGAAGATAAGGCAATCTTGAAGGAGCTTCGGTCGCTTGCCGAACATGACAAAGCTGTGTACGAGAAGCAGAAAGAGATTTATAAAGGGATATTTGGGCCAAGGCCTGAACCTAAACCGAAGAAGTCTAATCTCCTTGTTGTTTTCTGGCATTGGCTTCTTTCTCTAATTCACCGCCTGTTCAATCTCGTTCGACGCAAAACTGATTAG
- the LOC109715308 gene encoding peptidyl-prolyl cis-trans isomerase FKBP42 isoform X3: MEDAMQDHWNFLNGQGCLAEEQDRDDDNDIVMENASFVRNEPPQDDQGPPKVDSEVEILHEKVKKQIIKEGHGHKPAKLATCFLHYRAWVEHSSHKFEDTWQEQHPIELILGKEKKEMAGLGIGIASMKSGERALLHVGWELGYGEEGSFSFPNVPPMADLLYEVELIGFDDIKEGKARSDMTVEERIEAADRRKVEGNAHFKDEKLQEAMQQYEMAIAYMGDDFMFQLFGKYRDMALAVKNPCHLNMAACLIKLQRYDEAIGQCTIVLSEDENNVKALFRRGKARAALGQTEAAREDFQRARKYAPEDKAILKELRSLAEHDKAVYEKQKEIYKGIFGPRPEPKPKKSNLLVVFWHWLLSLIHRLFNLVRRKTD; this comes from the exons atgatgataatgataTTGTCATGGAGAACGCTTCATTTGTTCGTAATGAACCTCCTCAAGATGACCAAGGGCCCCCGAAAGTTGACTCAGAGGTGGAAATCCTTCATGAGAAAGtcaaaaaacaaattattaagGAAGGTCACGGTCATAAACCGGCAAAACTTGCAACATGTTTCT TGCATTATAGGGCATGGGTTGAGCACTCTTCACATAAATTTGAAGATACTTGGCAAGAACAGCATCCAATTGAACTTATTCTAGGGAAAG agaaaaaagaaatggccGGGCTGGGCATTGGTATCGCAAGCATGAAGAGTGGGGAGCGTGCACTGTTGCATGTTGGCTGGGAATTAGGCTATGGGGAGGAAGGAAGCTTTTCCTTCCCAAATGTCCCCCCCATGGCGGATCTTTTGTATGAAGTTGAGCTTATTGGTTTCGATGATATCAAAGAA GGAAAAGCCAGAAGTGATATGACTGTAGAAGAGAGAATTGAAGCAGCTGATAGGAGGAAGGTTGAAGGGAATGCTCACTTCAAGGACGAAAAGCTTCAAGAGGCCATGCAACAATATGAAATG GCAATAGCATACATGGGAGATGATTTCATGTTTCAGTTGTTTGGAAAATATAGAGATATGGCCTTGGCTGTGAAAAATCCCTGCCATCTCAATATGGCTGCATGCTTGATCAAGCTACAGCGCTATGATGAAGCTATCGGGCAATGTACCATT GTATTATCAGAAGATGAAAACAATGTAAAAGCATTATTTAGGCGGGGAAAGGCCAGGGCAGCACTTGGCCAAACGGAAGCAGCTCGCGAGGACTTCCAAAGAGCCCGGAAGTATGCCCCTGAAGATAAGGCAATCTTGAAGGAGCTTCGGTCGCTTGCCGAACATGACAAAGCTGTGTACGAGAAGCAGAAAGAGATTTATAAAGGGATATTTGGGCCAAGGCCTGAACCTAAACCGAAGAAGTCTAATCTCCTTGTTGTTTTCTGGCATTGGCTTCTTTCTCTAATTCACCGCCTGTTCAATCTCGTTCGACGCAAAACTGATTAG